From the Flavimarina sp. Hel_I_48 genome, one window contains:
- a CDS encoding sialate O-acetylesterase — protein MILPNTKATFIRLTLLLPLLLLVQKSYAKIRLPALFSDNMVLQRDTTVNVWGWGDPGEQVQLVASWNPTDTLETAATRQAQWKLQLKTPAGPGPYSITLKGSNTITLNNVMVGEVWIASGQSNMEWSASAGITNKEEAIENAKNANIRFFDVPRTSSQYPQDDVDAKWVESTPETMSSFSAIAYFFGEKLNEELDEVPIGLIGANWGGTPAEIWMPEKLFTTNDSLAKAATLLKEEQWGPSEPGRAYNGMIAPLTPYTIAGVIWYQGETNTSNAPYYAHTFTNLIKSWRKAWNADFPFYFAQIAPYNYGDDFSGVEVRDAQRRSLAVPNTGMVVLGDLGDDNNIHPRNKLDPGLRFANLALAKHYGKNLLAESPLVDKAVQVSNNQVEVYFKNGKDLHYANKDRANAVFELAGNDMQFQQSDKIKITKDKIMVSSAIKNPKYIRYGWGNIAIPGIYNVADLPMSSFRVHIEK, from the coding sequence ATGATATTACCTAATACTAAAGCAACTTTTATAAGACTTACTTTACTCTTACCCCTACTTCTTCTTGTGCAGAAAAGCTACGCAAAAATCAGGTTACCCGCTTTATTTTCGGACAATATGGTACTGCAACGTGATACAACGGTAAATGTTTGGGGCTGGGGAGATCCCGGTGAACAGGTGCAGCTTGTGGCTTCCTGGAACCCTACCGATACCCTTGAAACAGCTGCAACCCGACAGGCACAGTGGAAACTTCAGCTTAAAACCCCTGCTGGTCCCGGCCCTTATAGTATAACTTTAAAAGGCAGCAATACCATAACGCTCAACAATGTAATGGTGGGCGAAGTGTGGATCGCTTCGGGACAGTCTAATATGGAATGGAGTGCCTCGGCAGGGATTACCAACAAAGAGGAAGCAATTGAAAATGCTAAAAATGCCAACATCCGGTTTTTTGATGTGCCGCGTACATCTTCGCAATATCCACAGGATGATGTAGACGCCAAATGGGTGGAATCAACTCCCGAAACGATGTCTTCCTTTAGTGCTATCGCTTATTTTTTTGGGGAAAAATTGAATGAAGAACTCGACGAGGTGCCCATCGGTTTGATCGGGGCGAACTGGGGCGGTACTCCCGCTGAAATCTGGATGCCAGAAAAACTATTCACCACAAATGATTCTTTGGCGAAAGCTGCAACACTTTTAAAAGAAGAACAATGGGGACCCAGCGAACCGGGACGTGCATACAACGGTATGATCGCACCACTTACCCCCTACACTATTGCCGGGGTCATCTGGTATCAGGGCGAGACCAACACATCAAACGCGCCCTATTATGCCCATACGTTCACAAACTTGATCAAAAGTTGGCGTAAAGCCTGGAATGCTGATTTCCCGTTCTATTTCGCACAGATCGCACCTTATAATTACGGTGACGACTTTTCTGGTGTAGAGGTTCGTGATGCGCAGCGCAGATCTTTAGCCGTTCCCAATACCGGCATGGTGGTGCTGGGCGATCTGGGCGATGATAATAACATTCACCCGCGTAATAAACTGGATCCAGGTTTACGGTTTGCAAATCTAGCTTTGGCCAAACACTATGGAAAAAATTTACTGGCTGAAAGTCCACTGGTGGATAAGGCTGTACAAGTGAGCAACAACCAAGTGGAAGTCTATTTTAAAAACGGAAAAGACCTCCATTATGCCAATAAAGATCGTGCAAATGCCGTTTTTGAATTAGCCGGGAACGATATGCAGTTTCAACAGTCTGACAAGATTAAAATAACCAAAGACAAAATAATGGTTAGCTCTGCTATAAAAAATCCCAAATACATCCGTTATGGCTGGGGAAATATAGCTATACCCGGTATATACAACGTCGCAGATCTGCCCATGTCGAGTTTTAGGGTACATATAGAAAAATAG
- a CDS encoding glycosyl hydrolase, translating to MKRAIFPTILLVISTVFGQNPVNSNASPEAKNLLNYIQNLDGNILAGQHSYNEQPENFYNKAQEITGKYPAVWGTDLYWNGKNNPGDRIVEAAIEKHTQGALVTLMWHVGRPIDDVPYGWSQSVQNTFSDEQWKQLTTEGTEIHKKWLAQVDTIAATLKKLQEAHIPILWRPYHEINGVWFWWGNKPGKNGYIKLWKMLYERLTDHHKLNNLIWVWNANAPRDIPGDEAFDYKDFYPGKNYVDILATDVYHYDYEQKDYDQLLKLADGKPIALGEVGELPKPEILHAQPQWSWFMVWSNWLETANTPERVQAIYNDPKTTTRDEIQLKTN from the coding sequence ATGAAAAGAGCCATTTTTCCGACCATTTTACTCGTTATTTCGACTGTTTTTGGTCAAAATCCGGTAAACTCAAATGCTTCTCCAGAGGCAAAAAACCTTTTGAATTACATTCAAAATCTTGACGGCAATATTCTGGCGGGTCAGCATAGTTATAACGAGCAACCGGAAAATTTTTACAACAAAGCACAGGAAATTACCGGAAAATATCCCGCGGTCTGGGGTACAGATTTATACTGGAACGGAAAAAACAATCCCGGCGACCGCATTGTGGAGGCAGCAATAGAAAAACATACCCAGGGAGCCCTTGTCACGCTCATGTGGCATGTGGGGAGACCCATAGACGATGTTCCGTACGGCTGGAGCCAAAGTGTGCAGAACACCTTTAGTGATGAGCAATGGAAACAATTGACCACCGAAGGTACAGAAATTCATAAAAAATGGCTTGCACAGGTAGATACCATCGCGGCCACCTTAAAAAAGCTGCAGGAGGCACATATCCCTATTTTGTGGAGGCCATATCACGAGATTAACGGCGTCTGGTTCTGGTGGGGCAATAAACCGGGAAAAAACGGGTATATTAAATTGTGGAAAATGCTCTACGAACGCCTGACCGATCATCACAAATTAAATAACCTGATCTGGGTCTGGAACGCCAATGCACCGCGCGATATCCCCGGTGATGAAGCTTTTGACTATAAAGACTTTTACCCCGGCAAAAACTACGTGGATATCCTGGCTACTGATGTGTACCATTATGATTATGAGCAAAAAGACTATGACCAGCTTTTAAAGCTCGCCGATGGAAAACCCATTGCGCTGGGCGAAGTGGGCGAACTGCCCAAGCCGGAAATACTTCATGCCCAGCCCCAATGGAGTTGGTTTATGGTCTGGTCAAACTGGCTGGAGACCGCAAACACACCAGAACGCGTACAAGCAATATATAACGATCCCAAAACAACCACTAGAGATGAAATTCAACTTAAAACCAACTAA
- a CDS encoding SGNH/GDSL hydrolase family protein, translated as MSNKIILILVSTLVLSCATKPEETATFFNAAQQEFSYSGRTEIMNDSVQALISPAAHVVFQAEGDSITLLIGAQGEPHDFVVVEVNGQYKDRYEVQKDSVNRITIALPEGKNNEVGVYKATEASNGPILFYGAEAEKIASFDPKTVATIEFIGDSITCGFGADTEDIPCDTGEWYDQHNAYLAYGPRAARALNAGYRLNAVSGMGMYRNWNDEDQPVMGDVYATTYLDGNADKKWNFSGKSPDLVSIALGTNDLSDGEGEKERKPFDPEKYTSAYVALVQRIFNRNPDTKLALLTSPMVAGEKADLLLKCLQDVKTHFDTAHTVAIFEFDPMTPGGCGYHPDLEDHKVLAGELIPFYADLLKKS; from the coding sequence ATGTCCAATAAAATAATCCTGATTTTAGTTTCAACTTTAGTACTTTCCTGTGCTACAAAACCGGAAGAAACAGCCACTTTTTTCAACGCGGCACAACAAGAATTCTCTTATTCCGGGAGGACTGAGATAATGAACGACAGCGTTCAGGCCTTGATCAGTCCGGCGGCGCATGTGGTTTTTCAGGCCGAAGGAGATTCTATCACGTTGCTTATCGGTGCCCAGGGCGAGCCGCATGATTTTGTGGTGGTTGAAGTAAACGGACAGTATAAAGACCGATATGAGGTGCAAAAGGATTCTGTAAACCGCATCACGATTGCCCTTCCGGAAGGAAAAAACAATGAGGTGGGTGTTTATAAAGCTACCGAAGCCAGCAATGGCCCCATCCTGTTTTATGGTGCAGAAGCCGAAAAAATCGCCTCTTTTGACCCAAAAACCGTTGCTACGATCGAATTTATTGGCGATTCCATTACCTGTGGTTTTGGCGCCGATACCGAAGACATTCCCTGCGATACCGGCGAATGGTACGATCAGCACAATGCCTATTTGGCCTATGGTCCACGGGCGGCAAGGGCGTTGAATGCAGGATATAGACTCAATGCAGTTTCCGGGATGGGTATGTACCGCAACTGGAACGATGAAGATCAGCCCGTCATGGGCGATGTGTATGCCACGACCTACTTGGATGGAAATGCCGATAAAAAATGGAATTTTTCAGGCAAATCGCCCGATTTGGTCAGTATAGCCTTAGGTACTAATGATCTTTCTGATGGGGAAGGCGAAAAAGAACGCAAGCCCTTTGATCCTGAAAAATATACTTCGGCCTATGTTGCTCTCGTCCAGCGCATTTTTAACCGTAATCCCGACACAAAACTTGCCCTGCTGACAAGCCCAATGGTTGCTGGGGAAAAAGCCGATCTTTTATTAAAATGCCTACAAGATGTAAAGACGCATTTTGATACCGCTCATACTGTGGCTATCTTTGAATTTGATCCCATGACACCCGGTGGTTGCGGTTATCATCCCGATCTTGAAGACCATAAAGTTTTGGCTGGTGAGCTCATCCCATTTTACGCTGATCTATTGAAAAAATCATAG